In Pectobacterium brasiliense, the genomic stretch AAGCGCGCTTACGGCGTACTTTACCCTGGCCTGATTCCGTCAAGAGCGTCGATGACACGCGTGAAACCATTCGCGCCAACCGAAAGGCCTTCTTCGACAAAACGGCCGCCGTGTACATGATCCGCTGGGACGACGCGCCGGCTGGCATCGTCTCCTTCAACACGATTCAGGATAAAGAAGGCACCATCGGCTATTGGATCGCCGAAGCCTTTGAAGGCAAAGGCATCGTTTCTCAGGCTGTCAGTACACTGATAGCCGCCTATACCGATGCCAACCTCGTTGAGCGCTGCGTCATCAGAGCCTCAACCGCCAACATGCGTAGCAACGCTGTCGCTCAACGGCTTGGCTTCCGCTTTCACCACACGGAGAAAGACGCCGAGCGGATTGGCGAGCAGTGGTTCGATCACAATATTTATCACTATCCCGCCTGATATTACCTCGCATGCTTTCCACCACCTGATGCGCTGGCCTTCCGGCTGCGCATCAGGTTCTTTCGTTCCACGACGTGTTTCACTTATCGTGTCGTTATTATTTTGTGACTAACGTCACAAAAATGTTGAAATCCGATCTCATCTTCGCTACCATTAAAAAACGTGATGAACATCACATTTAACTAACCCGTTAGAGGAGCCTGATAATGAAAACTTTTCGCAAAATCAGCAAATTCTTTAAAAGAATGGGAGATGTTTATGTCAGTTACTGTGAACGTATTGGGTCAATCATCAGCCCGTTCTGATTGTGATATAAACAATCTCTAAAGCCGCCTCCTACAGGCGGCTTTTGTTTTTTCAGCCTCTCTGTCACCCTGTTCATCCCCCTTTCCTTTTTGTCTACCCACACGTCGCAGATTTGTGCAGCACACCGCATGCCTGAACATTCTCTTTTAAAAACAGCTCAATGCGTTTTCCTTTCACGGCAAAACCACCGTTAACAGACTATGCTTTTCTCTAGCTGTACTTGCTTCGCGTCCCCGACGTCTGCGCTAAAAGATAAAAAGGACATGGCTATGAGTAAAGTTAAACAACAGGATATTGACCGTCTGATCGAACTGGTCGGCGGGCGTGAGAACATCGCGGCGGTCACACACTGCATCACTCGTCTCCGCTTCGTCTTGCACGACTCGTCCAAAGCTCATCCCAAGAACATCGAAGAACTGCGTATTGTCAAAGGGTGTTTTACCAACGCCGGACAATTTCAGGTCGTGATCGGCACCAATGTGGATGAGTATTACAAGGCACTGCTCGCCACGACGGGCAAAGGCGAAATCAATAAGGAAGAGGCCAAAGTCGCCGCTCGCCAGAACATGAGCTGGTTTGAACGCAGCATTTCACATTTTGCCGAGATCTTTTTCCCGCTGCTTCCCGCGCTCATCAGCGGGGGCTTGATTCTCGGTGCACGTAACGTCATTGGCGATATCCCGATGCGCGACGGGCAAACGCTGGTACAGCTCTACCCAACCTGGCAAACCATCTACGATTTCCTCTGGCTGTTGGGTGAAGCCATCTTCTTCTATCTCCCCGTTGCGGTCTGCTGGTCAACCGTACGCAAAATGGGCGGCACGCCCATCCTCGGCATCGTGCTGGGCATCACGCTGGTATCGCCGCAGCTCATGAACGCCTACCTCATCGGTCAACAAACGCCTGAAGTGTGGAATTTCGGCTGGTTCACGATTGAGAAGATAGGTTATCAGGCACAGGTCATTCCGTCCGTCCTGGCCGGGATGGCGCTGGCGATAATCGAGACAAGGCTGAAAAAAATCGTGCCGGATTACCTCTATCTGGTGGTCGTGCCCGTAACCTCACTTATTCTGGCCGTGTTCCTGGCACACACGTTAATTGGCCCGTTTGGCCGTATGATTGGTGACGGTGTCGCCTGGGCCGTTAAAGCGGTCATGACTGGCAGCTTCGCCCCTGTTGGCGCAGCGCTGTTTGGGTTCCTGTATGCGCCGCTGGTCATCACGGGCGTGCACCAAACGACGTTAGCGATTGATATGCAGATGATTCAAAGTATGGGCGGCACACCGGTTTGGCCGCTTATCGCGCTGTCTAATATTGCTCAGGCGGCTGCCGTCGTCGGGGTGATTCTCGTCAGCCGAAAAGCCAACGAACGTGAAATTTCTGTTCCCGCCGCGATTTCCGCCTTTCTTGGCGTGACCGAACCGGCGATGTACGGTATCAACCTGAAATATCGCTTCCCGATGCTGTGCGCCATGATCGGTTCTGCCGCCGCCGCGCTCATTTGCGGCCTGTACGGCGTAACGGCAAATGGCATCGGCGTAGGCGGATTGCCGGGCATTCTCTCCATCAAGCCACAGTTTTGGGGAATCTTCGCTATCGCCACGCTGGTTGCCACCGTCATTCCGATTGTGCTGACGTCGCTGGTCTATAAGCGTAAAAGTCGCAATGGCACACTCGACCCTGCATAGCAGTGACATATAATTATTATCTCAACTCAGGCCGTGCAAGCACGGCCCCCTGTAATAAAGGAGCGACCTCATGACGATGAACGCCTCGCTTCCCTGGTGGCAAAACGGCGTAATTTATCAAATCTATCCGAAGAGCTTTCAGGACAGTACCGGAAATGGCATTGGCGACATCGCTGGCGTCACCACCCGACTCGATTACCTGCAACAGCTGGGTGTCGATGCGATCTGGCTGACGCCGGTTTATCTTTCTCCTCAGGTTGATAACGGCTATGACGTCGCCGACTACTGCGCCATCGACCCAACCTATGGCACGATGGCCGATATGGAAACGTTGATCGCGGAAGCGCACCAGCGCCGTATCCGTATCGTCATGGATATGGTGTTCAACCACACCTCGACGCAGCATCACTGGTTCCTGAACGCGCAGGATCGCCGCAGCCCGTACCGTCATTTTTATATCTGGCGTGATGGTAATGACGGTGCACTGCCCAATAACTGGCGATCAAAATTTGGTGGGCCAGCCTGGCAGTGGCACGCGGAAAGCAAACAGTATTATCTGCACCTTTTCGCTACCGAACAGGCCGATCTGAATTGGGAACACCCACGCGTACGCGATGAATTAAAACAGGTTTGTGAATTTTGGGCGGATAAAGGCGTGGACGGGCTGCGGCTGGACGTCATCAACCTGGTCTCCAAGCAGCAGGACTTCCCGTCTGATGCTCAGGGCGATGGACGCCGTTTCTATACCGATGGCCCCCTGATTCATGATTACTTGCAGGAATTCAGTCAGGATGTTTTTCAGCCACTCGGCTTGATGACCGTCGGTGAAATGTCATCTACCTCGCTGGAGCACTGCCGCCGCTACGCCGCGCTGGACGGCAGCGAACTCTCCATGACGTTCAATTTCCATCATCTGAAAGTCGATTATCCCAATGGGGAAAAATGGACGCTGGCGGAACCTGATTTCATCCAGCTTAAGCAGATTTTTAATCACTGGCAGCAGGGAATGCACAACCACGCCTGGAATGCGTTGTTCTGGTGTAATCACGATCAGCCACGCATCGTGTCACGCTTTGGTGACGAAGGCGAATTCCGTGTGCAGTCCGCCAAGATGCTGGCAATGGTACTTCACGGTATGCAAGGTACGCCCTATATCTATCAGGGCGAGGAACTGGGTATGACCAATCCCGGCTATACGCAGATTGAACAATACCGTGACATTGAAAGCCTGAATCAATTTGCTGAACAGCGCGATCGCGGCCAGCCAGAGGCACAAACCTTAGCAATCCTCGCCAGCAAGTCGCGCGATAACGGCCGTGCGCCGATGCAGTGGGATACCAGCAAGCATGCTGGATTTACGAGTGGTACACCGTGGATAACGCCATGCCAGAATTTCACCCACATTAACGCGGAGCTGGCGCTGGCGGATAAAGAGTCCGTCTTCTACACCTACCAACAGCTTATCGCTATGCGTAAAGCGCTTCCGCTGCTGACGTATGGCGAGTATCAGGATCTTTTGCCAGACCATCCTACCGTCTGGTGCTATCAGCGTATCTGGGAAGGACAGCGGCTTCTGGTTCTGGCAAACCTCAGCAAGCAGCCCCTGCTCTGGCAGCCTCCCATTGATACTCATGACCGCCGCTGGCGACTGTTACTCAGCAATTACCCTGACGCCCAGACTCAGCCCGCAATCCTGGAGCTACGCCCGTTTGAAGCCATCTATTGGGTACAAGGAATGCCGGAGAAAGAGGATAAGATTCAGGACTAAAGGATATCGAGAGATGTAGCGGGTAACCCCGCTACATTATTCCTGGAAACTACATTACCAGAAACTAGATTGGCAGAAACTAGCGCTTAGCCAGCAGTAATCCTAACACCAGACCTACCGAGGCACCGATACCGATACCGTGCC encodes the following:
- a CDS encoding GNAT family N-acetyltransferase; protein product: MEAPFVDTSFIDALYELRHQPRLHLAIQEERDADALFTLIQQEKARLRRTLPWPDSVKSVDDTRETIRANRKAFFDKTAAVYMIRWDDAPAGIVSFNTIQDKEGTIGYWIAEAFEGKGIVSQAVSTLIAAYTDANLVERCVIRASTANMRSNAVAQRLGFRFHHTEKDAERIGEQWFDHNIYHYPA
- the treB gene encoding PTS trehalose transporter subunit IIBC, coding for MSKVKQQDIDRLIELVGGRENIAAVTHCITRLRFVLHDSSKAHPKNIEELRIVKGCFTNAGQFQVVIGTNVDEYYKALLATTGKGEINKEEAKVAARQNMSWFERSISHFAEIFFPLLPALISGGLILGARNVIGDIPMRDGQTLVQLYPTWQTIYDFLWLLGEAIFFYLPVAVCWSTVRKMGGTPILGIVLGITLVSPQLMNAYLIGQQTPEVWNFGWFTIEKIGYQAQVIPSVLAGMALAIIETRLKKIVPDYLYLVVVPVTSLILAVFLAHTLIGPFGRMIGDGVAWAVKAVMTGSFAPVGAALFGFLYAPLVITGVHQTTLAIDMQMIQSMGGTPVWPLIALSNIAQAAAVVGVILVSRKANEREISVPAAISAFLGVTEPAMYGINLKYRFPMLCAMIGSAAAALICGLYGVTANGIGVGGLPGILSIKPQFWGIFAIATLVATVIPIVLTSLVYKRKSRNGTLDPA
- the treC gene encoding alpha,alpha-phosphotrehalase, with the translated sequence MNASLPWWQNGVIYQIYPKSFQDSTGNGIGDIAGVTTRLDYLQQLGVDAIWLTPVYLSPQVDNGYDVADYCAIDPTYGTMADMETLIAEAHQRRIRIVMDMVFNHTSTQHHWFLNAQDRRSPYRHFYIWRDGNDGALPNNWRSKFGGPAWQWHAESKQYYLHLFATEQADLNWEHPRVRDELKQVCEFWADKGVDGLRLDVINLVSKQQDFPSDAQGDGRRFYTDGPLIHDYLQEFSQDVFQPLGLMTVGEMSSTSLEHCRRYAALDGSELSMTFNFHHLKVDYPNGEKWTLAEPDFIQLKQIFNHWQQGMHNHAWNALFWCNHDQPRIVSRFGDEGEFRVQSAKMLAMVLHGMQGTPYIYQGEELGMTNPGYTQIEQYRDIESLNQFAEQRDRGQPEAQTLAILASKSRDNGRAPMQWDTSKHAGFTSGTPWITPCQNFTHINAELALADKESVFYTYQQLIAMRKALPLLTYGEYQDLLPDHPTVWCYQRIWEGQRLLVLANLSKQPLLWQPPIDTHDRRWRLLLSNYPDAQTQPAILELRPFEAIYWVQGMPEKEDKIQD